Proteins encoded in a region of the Pseudomonas syringae KCTC 12500 genome:
- the lpxH gene encoding UDP-2,3-diacylglucosamine diphosphatase, which translates to MILLISDLHLEQERPDITRAFLDLLAGRAREAESLYILGDFFEVWIGDDAMSPFQLSICKALRELSDSGTRIFLMHGNRDFMLGKGFCKAAGCTLLSDPSVVQLNGEPVLLMHGDSLCTRDEGYIRMRRYLRHPLTLFILRHLPLGTRHKLARKLRNESRAQTRMKANDIVDVTPDEVPRIMQQFGVRTLVHGHTHRPAIHKLQIGDQAARRIVLGDWDRQGWVLQVDEQGFNLSSFDFVPETLALLN; encoded by the coding sequence GTGATACTGCTGATCTCCGATCTGCACCTTGAACAGGAGCGCCCGGACATTACCCGGGCGTTTCTGGATCTGCTCGCAGGACGCGCTCGCGAAGCCGAGTCGCTGTACATCCTCGGGGATTTCTTTGAAGTCTGGATCGGTGACGATGCGATGTCGCCGTTCCAGCTTTCGATCTGCAAGGCCCTGCGCGAATTGAGCGACAGCGGCACACGAATTTTTCTGATGCACGGCAACCGTGATTTCATGCTCGGCAAGGGTTTCTGCAAGGCAGCGGGCTGCACGCTGCTGAGTGACCCCAGCGTCGTGCAGTTAAACGGTGAGCCGGTGCTGCTGATGCACGGCGACAGTCTGTGCACGCGCGATGAAGGCTATATCCGGATGCGTCGCTATCTGCGCCATCCGCTGACGCTGTTCATTCTGCGCCATTTGCCGCTGGGCACTCGGCACAAGCTGGCGCGCAAGTTGCGTAATGAGAGCCGTGCGCAAACCCGTATGAAAGCCAATGATATTGTCGATGTGACGCCGGACGAGGTGCCGCGGATCATGCAGCAGTTCGGTGTGCGTACGTTGGTCCACGGCCACACTCATCGTCCGGCGATTCATAAGTTGCAGATTGGCGATCAGGCGGCCAGACGCATTGTGTTGGGTGACTGGGATCGTCAGGGCTGGGTGTTGCAGGTGGATGAGCAGGGTTTCAATCTGAGTTCGTTCGACTTTGTGCCCGAGACGCTTGCGCTGTTGAATTGA
- a CDS encoding peptidylprolyl isomerase encodes MPNVKLTTNHGDIVLQLNEEKAPLTVANFIEYVKAGHYENTVFHRVIGNFMVQGGGFEPGMKEKKDKRPSIQNEADNGLPNKKYSVAMARTMEPHSASAQFFINVADNAFLNHSAKTVQGWGYAVFGEVIEGTDVVDKIKGVATSSKAGHQDVPVEDVIIEKAEIVE; translated from the coding sequence ATGCCTAATGTAAAGCTGACTACCAACCACGGCGACATCGTGCTGCAACTGAACGAAGAAAAAGCGCCGCTGACCGTTGCCAACTTCATCGAATACGTTAAAGCCGGCCACTACGAGAACACGGTTTTCCACCGCGTGATCGGCAACTTCATGGTTCAGGGCGGCGGTTTCGAGCCTGGCATGAAAGAAAAGAAAGACAAGCGCCCGAGCATTCAGAACGAAGCCGACAACGGTCTGCCGAACAAGAAGTACAGCGTCGCCATGGCCCGTACCATGGAACCGCATTCGGCCTCTGCGCAGTTCTTCATCAACGTCGCTGACAACGCCTTCCTGAACCACAGCGCCAAGACCGTTCAGGGCTGGGGTTACGCTGTATTCGGTGAAGTGATCGAAGGCACTGACGTGGTCGACAAGATCAAAGGCGTGGCGACTTCCAGCAAGGCCGGCCATCAGGACGTCCCGGTAGAAGACGTGATCATCGAGAAAGCCGAGATTGTTGAGTGA
- a CDS encoding glutamine--tRNA ligase/YqeY domain fusion protein: MSKPTPEPAAHSKAGPAVPTNFLRPIVQADLDSGKHSKIVTRFPPEPNGYLHIGHAKSICVNFGLAKEFGGDTHLRFDDTNPAKEDQEYIDAIMSDVKWLGFEWAGEVRYASQYFDQLHDWAVELIKAGKAYVDDLTPEQAREYRGTLTEPGKNSPFRERGVEENLDLFARMKAGEFEDGARVLRAKIDMASPNMNLRDPIIYRIRHAHHHQTGDKWCIYPIYDFTHGQSDALEGITHSICTLEFESHRPLYDWFLDNLPVPCKPRQYEFSRLNLNYTITSKRKLKQLVDEKHVSGWDDPRMSTLSGFRRRGYTPKSIRNFCEMIGTNRSDGVVDFGMLEFSIRDDLDHSAPRAMCVLRPLKVVITNYPEGQIEKLELPRHPKEDLGMRELPFSRELYIDRDDYMEEPPKGYKRLEPNGEVRLRGSYVIRADEAIKDADGNIVELHCSYDPETLGKNPEGRKVKGVVHWVPAAESVECEVRLYDRLFRSPNPEKAEEGASFLDNINPDSLQVLTGCRAEPSLGQAQPEDRFQFEREGYFCADIKDSKPGRPVFNRTVTLRDSWT, from the coding sequence ATGAGCAAGCCCACTCCAGAACCCGCTGCCCATTCAAAGGCAGGTCCAGCCGTACCGACCAATTTCCTGCGTCCTATCGTGCAGGCAGACCTGGACTCGGGCAAGCACAGCAAAATCGTGACCCGCTTTCCGCCGGAGCCCAATGGCTACCTGCACATCGGTCACGCCAAGTCGATCTGCGTGAACTTCGGTCTGGCCAAGGAGTTCGGTGGCGATACGCACCTGCGTTTCGATGACACCAACCCGGCCAAGGAAGACCAGGAATACATCGACGCCATCATGAGTGACGTCAAGTGGCTGGGCTTCGAGTGGGCGGGCGAAGTGCGCTACGCCTCGCAGTATTTCGACCAGTTGCACGACTGGGCGGTCGAGCTGATCAAGGCAGGCAAGGCCTATGTGGACGATCTGACCCCCGAGCAGGCGCGCGAATATCGCGGCACCCTGACCGAGCCGGGCAAGAACAGTCCGTTCCGCGAGCGTGGCGTCGAGGAAAACCTCGACCTGTTCGCGCGCATGAAAGCCGGCGAATTCGAGGATGGCGCGCGTGTACTGCGCGCCAAGATCGACATGGCCTCGCCGAACATGAACCTGCGTGATCCGATCATCTACCGCATTCGTCATGCGCATCACCATCAGACCGGCGACAAGTGGTGCATCTATCCGATCTATGACTTCACCCACGGTCAGTCGGATGCCCTCGAAGGCATCACCCACTCGATCTGCACCCTGGAGTTCGAGAGCCATCGCCCGCTGTACGACTGGTTCCTCGACAACCTGCCGGTGCCGTGCAAACCGCGTCAGTATGAGTTCTCGCGTCTGAACCTGAACTACACCATCACCAGCAAGCGCAAGCTCAAGCAACTGGTCGACGAGAAGCACGTCAGTGGTTGGGACGACCCGCGCATGTCGACGCTGTCGGGCTTCCGTCGCCGTGGCTACACGCCGAAATCGATTCGCAATTTCTGCGAAATGATCGGCACCAACCGCTCTGACGGCGTGGTCGATTTCGGCATGCTCGAATTCAGCATCCGCGACGACCTGGACCACAGCGCGCCGCGCGCCATGTGTGTACTGCGCCCGCTGAAAGTGGTCATCACCAATTATCCGGAAGGCCAGATCGAGAAGCTGGAGTTGCCGCGCCACCCCAAAGAAGACCTGGGCATGCGCGAGCTGCCGTTCTCGCGGGAGCTCTACATCGACCGCGACGATTACATGGAAGAGCCGCCGAAAGGCTACAAGCGTCTGGAGCCGAACGGTGAAGTGCGTTTGCGTGGCAGCTATGTGATCCGCGCAGATGAAGCGATCAAGGATGCCGACGGCAACATCGTCGAGCTGCATTGCTCCTACGACCCGGAAACGTTGGGCAAGAACCCAGAAGGCCGCAAGGTCAAGGGCGTCGTGCACTGGGTGCCAGCCGCCGAGAGCGTAGAGTGCGAAGTGCGTCTGTACGATCGCCTGTTCCGTTCGCCGAACCCGGAAAAAGCCGAAGAGGGCGCAAGCTTTCTGGACAACATCAACCCGGACTCCCTGCAAGTACTGACCGGTTGTCGCGCCGAGCCCTCGTTGGGCCAAGCGCAACCGGAAGACCGTTTCCAGTTCGAACGCGAAGGTTATTTCTGCGCGGACATCAAGGACTCCAAACCTGGTCGACCTGTCTTCAACCGCACCGTGACGTTGCGGGATTCCTGGACCTGA
- the cysS gene encoding cysteine--tRNA ligase, producing MLSIYNTLTKSKEVFKPLDGNKVRMYVCGMTVYDYCHLGHGRSMVAFDLVTRWLRFSGYELTYVRNITDIDDKIINRARENGESFDALTARMIYAMHEDEARLNILKPDMEPRATDHIPGMHAMIQALIDKGYAYAPGNGDVYYRVGKFQGYGKLSRKKIEDLRIGARIEVDESKEDPLDFVLWKGVKPGEPSWESPWGAGRPGWHIECSVMSTCCLGETFDIHGGGSDLEFPHHENEIAQSEAATGKTYANAWLHCGMIRINGEKMSKSLNNFFTIRDVLEKYHPEVVRYLLVSSHYRSAINYSEDSLRESKAALERFYHALKGLPVAEPAGGEAFVERFSTAMNDDFGTPEACAVLFEMVREINRLRESDIAAAAGLAARLKQLASVLGVLQLEADDFLRAGAEGRVDAAEVEALIQARLAARAAKDWAESDRIRDQITAMGVLLEDGKGGTTWRLAD from the coding sequence GTGCTTTCTATCTACAACACGCTCACCAAGAGCAAAGAAGTTTTCAAGCCGCTGGATGGCAACAAGGTACGCATGTACGTCTGCGGGATGACCGTGTACGACTACTGCCACCTGGGCCATGGCCGCAGCATGGTTGCGTTCGATCTGGTGACGCGCTGGCTGCGTTTCAGTGGTTATGAACTGACCTATGTGCGCAACATCACCGATATCGACGACAAGATCATCAACCGGGCGCGGGAAAACGGTGAGTCGTTCGACGCACTGACCGCGCGCATGATCTATGCCATGCACGAGGACGAGGCGCGCCTCAATATCCTCAAGCCGGACATGGAGCCGCGTGCCACCGATCATATCCCTGGCATGCACGCCATGATCCAGGCCCTTATCGACAAGGGCTATGCCTACGCGCCGGGTAATGGCGATGTGTATTATCGGGTCGGCAAGTTTCAGGGTTACGGCAAGCTGTCGCGCAAGAAGATCGAAGACCTGCGCATCGGTGCTCGCATCGAAGTGGACGAGTCCAAGGAAGATCCGCTGGACTTCGTCCTCTGGAAAGGCGTCAAGCCGGGCGAGCCGAGCTGGGAGTCGCCCTGGGGTGCAGGACGTCCAGGCTGGCATATCGAGTGCTCGGTGATGTCGACCTGCTGCCTGGGCGAGACCTTCGATATTCATGGCGGCGGCAGCGACCTCGAGTTTCCGCACCATGAAAACGAAATCGCCCAGAGCGAAGCGGCCACCGGCAAGACCTACGCCAATGCCTGGTTGCACTGCGGCATGATTCGCATCAATGGCGAGAAGATGTCCAAGTCCCTGAACAACTTCTTCACCATTCGCGACGTGCTGGAAAAATATCACCCGGAAGTGGTGCGTTACCTGCTGGTGTCGAGCCACTACCGCAGCGCGATCAACTATTCCGAAGACAGCCTGCGTGAGTCGAAGGCGGCACTGGAGCGGTTCTATCACGCGCTCAAGGGCCTGCCGGTCGCCGAACCTGCGGGTGGCGAGGCGTTCGTCGAGCGTTTCAGCACGGCGATGAACGATGACTTCGGTACGCCTGAAGCCTGCGCCGTGCTGTTCGAGATGGTTCGCGAGATCAATCGTCTGCGCGAATCCGATATCGCAGCAGCGGCGGGTCTGGCGGCGCGCTTGAAGCAACTGGCCAGCGTGCTGGGTGTCCTGCAACTCGAAGCCGACGACTTTTTGCGCGCTGGCGCGGAAGGGCGGGTCGATGCGGCTGAAGTGGAGGCGCTGATTCAGGCGCGTCTGGCTGCGCGTGCCGCGAAAGACTGGGCTGAGTCCGACCGTATCCGCGACCAGATCACCGCCATGGGCGTTCTGCTGGAAGACGGCAAGGGCGGCACCACCTGGCGTCTGGCGGACTGA